In Acinetobacter pittii, one genomic interval encodes:
- the dsbC gene encoding DsbC family protein, giving the protein MSFTRSQLFLACALASSLLFSACSKENKPQKEDALTATAPATGEASTIIERNAKQRLIETLQKQFKNANINVKILDIKPTEVPNLYWVNLEGMTSVYTTSDGKYLVQGDVIRLGGKELHNIGDSLQASENKKHLAALKNEDLIVYPAKGKAKHVIYVFTDASCPYCHKLHEHIPEINEKGIEVRYIAWPRGEQFMPTMEAVWCSTDRKAAFNQAVQGIAIPPAQCKNPVREQYQLGLNMGVNGTPAIYNVDGEYLGGYLTPDELIKRLDK; this is encoded by the coding sequence ATGTCTTTTACCCGATCTCAACTTTTTCTTGCCTGTGCGTTGGCTTCTAGCCTGTTATTCAGTGCTTGTTCTAAAGAAAACAAACCACAAAAAGAAGATGCGCTCACTGCGACCGCACCTGCTACAGGGGAAGCTTCAACCATTATTGAACGCAATGCGAAACAGCGTTTAATTGAGACTTTGCAAAAACAATTTAAGAATGCAAACATCAACGTCAAAATTTTAGATATCAAGCCAACTGAAGTTCCTAATCTATATTGGGTAAATCTCGAAGGCATGACATCGGTTTATACAACGAGTGATGGAAAATATTTAGTTCAAGGCGATGTGATCCGTTTAGGCGGTAAAGAACTTCACAATATTGGTGATAGCCTCCAAGCATCGGAAAATAAAAAGCACCTTGCAGCTTTAAAAAATGAAGATTTGATTGTCTACCCTGCAAAAGGTAAGGCGAAACATGTGATTTATGTGTTTACCGATGCAAGTTGCCCTTATTGCCATAAGCTACATGAGCATATACCTGAAATTAATGAGAAAGGCATTGAGGTTCGTTACATTGCTTGGCCACGTGGCGAACAGTTTATGCCGACCATGGAAGCAGTATGGTGTAGTACAGACCGTAAAGCTGCCTTCAACCAAGCCGTACAAGGCATTGCTATTCCGCCTGCACAATGTAAAAACCCTGTTCGAGAACAATATCAACTTGGTTTAAACATGGGTGTAAATGGAACACCGGCAATTTACAATGTGGATGGTGAGTACCTAGGTGGCTACCTAACACCGGATGAATTAATTAAACGTCTGGATAAATAA
- the hom gene encoding homoserine dehydrogenase, with amino-acid sequence MKPVRLAILGLGTVGGGALKLLQENAAEIKRRTGREIQITHVGTRRPRPDLELEGIKQSADLLDIVRQPDVDVVVEVMGGIHPAYEIIMEAIKHGKQVVTANKALLAEHGNELFKAAEDNAVQIAYEAAVAGGIPIIKVIREGLAANHIEWLAGIINGTGNFILTEMREKGRAFDDVLKEAQELGYAEADPTFDVEGIDAAHKLTILASCAFGIPLQFDKVYTEGISKITAQDVKYAEDLGFRIKHLGIARRAEKGIELRVHPTLIPDEQLIANVNGVKNAVLVQANAVGPTLYYGAGAGAGPTASAVVADVIDIVRDISYTEDGAGTIPQLAFEALTNVPILSREEMTTGYYIRLNAEDQTGVLADVTTILSRAGISIDAIMQQSRLKDLIPIVILTDPIVESKMDDALAQIQALPAIRGEIVRIRLESLDS; translated from the coding sequence GTGAAACCAGTTCGCCTGGCAATACTCGGTTTAGGAACCGTAGGTGGAGGAGCCCTTAAACTACTACAAGAAAATGCCGCTGAAATTAAACGTCGCACCGGTCGAGAAATTCAAATTACCCACGTTGGAACACGCCGCCCTCGTCCAGATCTCGAACTGGAAGGGATTAAACAAAGTGCTGATTTACTTGACATCGTTCGTCAACCAGACGTTGATGTAGTTGTAGAAGTTATGGGTGGGATCCACCCTGCTTACGAAATTATCATGGAAGCGATCAAACACGGCAAACAAGTCGTGACTGCCAATAAAGCTTTACTCGCTGAACATGGCAATGAATTATTTAAAGCTGCCGAAGACAATGCTGTACAAATTGCTTATGAAGCAGCGGTTGCTGGTGGTATTCCAATTATTAAAGTGATCCGTGAAGGCCTTGCTGCAAACCATATCGAATGGTTGGCTGGCATTATTAATGGTACAGGTAACTTTATTCTGACTGAAATGCGTGAGAAAGGTCGTGCATTTGATGATGTATTAAAAGAAGCTCAAGAACTCGGGTATGCAGAAGCAGACCCAACTTTTGACGTTGAAGGTATTGATGCTGCGCATAAACTTACAATTTTAGCGTCTTGCGCGTTTGGTATTCCTCTTCAGTTTGATAAGGTTTATACCGAAGGTATCAGCAAAATCACTGCCCAAGATGTGAAATATGCTGAAGATCTTGGTTTCCGCATTAAACATCTTGGTATTGCACGTCGTGCTGAAAAAGGTATTGAGTTACGTGTTCACCCAACACTTATTCCGGATGAACAACTTATTGCGAATGTAAACGGCGTTAAAAATGCTGTTTTAGTTCAAGCCAATGCCGTAGGTCCAACACTCTATTACGGCGCGGGTGCAGGTGCAGGTCCAACAGCTTCTGCGGTTGTTGCCGACGTTATTGATATTGTTCGTGACATCTCTTATACCGAAGATGGCGCAGGAACAATTCCTCAGTTGGCTTTTGAAGCATTAACAAACGTGCCAATTTTAAGCCGTGAAGAAATGACTACAGGTTATTACATCCGCTTAAATGCAGAAGACCAAACTGGCGTACTTGCAGATGTGACGACCATCTTAAGTCGCGCTGGAATTAGTATTGATGCGATCATGCAACAATCTCGTTTAAAAGACCTTATTCCAATCGTGATTCTGACCGATCCAATCGTTGAATCTAAAATGGATGATGCTCTTGCACAAATCCAAGCATTACCTGCAATTCGTGGCGAAATCGTAAGAATTCGTTTAGAATCGCTCGATAGTTAA
- the thrC gene encoding threonine synthase, which yields MSNANRYTGLVDRYRDRLPVSATTRAISLGEGNTPLIKLENIPRIIGKDVEIYVKYEGLNPTGSFKDRGMTMAVTKAVEEGSKAIICASTGNTSAAAAAYAARAGIKAFVLIPEGKIAMGKMAQAMMYGAITMQIRGNFDDGMRLVKEVADQAPVTIVNSINPYRLQGQKTIAYEIVEALGRAPDYHCLPVGNAGNITAHWMGYTEAVANQPADQFEQVVYDASTDQFTGPKPEGLPTMVGYQASGAAPFLRGAPVENPETVATAIRIGNPQSWNHAKAVVRDSKGWFDELQDSEILEAQRLLSMYEGVFVEPASAASIGGAIRDIKAGKIAEGSVIVCTVTGNGLKDPDTAIKQCADAVMLSIDATMDQVKDSILSNM from the coding sequence ATGTCTAATGCCAATCGTTATACTGGTCTTGTAGATCGTTATCGTGACCGTTTGCCAGTTTCGGCAACTACTCGTGCTATCTCTTTGGGTGAAGGCAACACCCCACTCATTAAACTTGAGAATATTCCACGTATTATTGGCAAAGATGTTGAAATTTATGTGAAATATGAGGGTTTAAACCCAACTGGTTCATTTAAAGACCGTGGTATGACCATGGCTGTAACCAAAGCGGTTGAAGAAGGCTCTAAAGCGATTATCTGTGCCTCTACTGGTAACACTTCTGCTGCTGCTGCTGCCTATGCTGCACGTGCAGGTATCAAAGCATTTGTTTTGATTCCAGAAGGCAAAATTGCGATGGGTAAAATGGCGCAAGCGATGATGTATGGTGCGATCACGATGCAAATTCGTGGCAACTTCGATGATGGTATGCGTCTTGTAAAAGAAGTCGCTGACCAAGCGCCTGTAACGATTGTAAACTCAATCAACCCTTACCGTTTGCAAGGTCAAAAAACCATTGCTTATGAAATCGTTGAAGCTCTAGGCCGTGCACCTGATTATCACTGCTTACCTGTAGGTAACGCAGGCAACATTACAGCTCACTGGATGGGTTATACCGAAGCAGTAGCAAACCAACCTGCTGATCAGTTTGAACAAGTTGTTTACGATGCTTCTACTGATCAATTCACTGGTCCAAAACCTGAAGGTTTACCAACAATGGTAGGTTATCAAGCTTCTGGTGCTGCTCCATTCTTACGTGGTGCTCCAGTTGAGAACCCTGAAACTGTTGCAACTGCAATCCGTATTGGTAACCCACAAAGCTGGAACCATGCAAAAGCTGTAGTACGCGACTCTAAGGGCTGGTTTGATGAACTTCAAGACAGCGAAATTTTAGAAGCTCAACGCTTACTTTCTATGTATGAAGGCGTATTTGTTGAGCCTGCATCTGCTGCTTCTATCGGTGGTGCGATTCGCGATATTAAAGCGGGTAAGATTGCCGAAGGTTCTGTCATTGTATGTACAGTAACAGGTAATGGCTTGAAAGATCCTGATACTGCAATCAAACAATGTGCTGATGCAGTTATGTTGTCAATTGATGCAACAATGGATCAAGTAAAAGATTCGATTTTATCTAATATGTAA
- the pbpG gene encoding D-alanyl-D-alanine endopeptidase PBP7/8: MKNSKKSLMHVLSMSILLGLSSTSFAELVNNPSSGSSGTASLNWSSADASQFLNDEDDEPTPQGSTSVTTTLRGGSAPKIVASAPKIAPIRDTTGYNAQPSVSARAALVMDAQTGEVLYSKNTNASVPIASITKLMTAVVTADARLNMSEEITLEQIDFAGANGKNSSSTLRVGDKMNRAEVLLFALMKSENPAAAALARTYPGGRPAFVAAMNSKARALGMNATHYYESTGLDPRNVSSARDLGILASTASQYGLIRQFSTTPTYDFNLGYRVLKSNNTNALVRNGGWNINLSKTGYINEAGRCVVMHTTVNSRPAVIVLLGEPSTQARNNDATNLLGWLSNLPKRI; this comes from the coding sequence GTGAAAAATTCTAAAAAGTCTTTAATGCATGTGCTAAGCATGTCTATTTTGCTTGGTTTGAGTTCAACAAGCTTTGCAGAACTCGTCAATAACCCGTCCTCAGGGAGTAGTGGTACTGCAAGCTTAAATTGGTCTTCAGCCGACGCTAGCCAATTTTTAAATGATGAAGATGATGAACCTACTCCGCAAGGTTCAACATCGGTAACCACAACATTGCGTGGTGGTAGTGCACCGAAAATTGTAGCATCTGCACCGAAGATTGCTCCAATCCGTGATACGACTGGTTACAATGCCCAGCCGAGTGTAAGCGCTCGAGCTGCACTTGTGATGGACGCGCAAACTGGTGAAGTGCTCTACAGTAAAAATACGAATGCTTCAGTGCCAATTGCATCTATTACTAAATTGATGACAGCAGTTGTAACGGCAGATGCTCGTTTAAACATGTCAGAAGAAATTACACTTGAGCAAATTGATTTTGCTGGTGCAAACGGTAAAAACTCAAGTTCAACACTCCGTGTTGGCGACAAGATGAACCGTGCAGAAGTTCTTCTATTTGCTCTAATGAAATCTGAAAACCCAGCAGCGGCAGCTTTAGCACGTACTTATCCGGGTGGTCGTCCAGCATTCGTAGCTGCAATGAACTCTAAAGCACGTGCTTTAGGTATGAACGCAACTCACTACTATGAGTCAACTGGTTTAGATCCGCGTAATGTGTCTTCTGCGCGTGACTTAGGGATTTTGGCAAGTACAGCTTCTCAATATGGTTTGATCCGTCAATTCTCAACTACACCGACTTATGACTTTAACTTGGGTTATCGTGTGTTGAAATCTAACAATACTAATGCGCTAGTGCGTAATGGTGGTTGGAATATTAACTTGTCTAAAACTGGTTATATTAATGAAGCAGGTCGCTGTGTTGTGATGCATACCACTGTAAACTCACGTCCGGCAGTGATTGTATTACTGGGTGAACCAAGTACACAGGCACGTAATAACGATGCAACTAACTTGCTTGGCTGGTTGAGCAATTTACCAAAACGTATTTAA
- the gacA gene encoding response regulator: protein MITVLVVDDHELVRTGICRMLEDHADVEVIGQAESGEEAIAIVRQKHPQVVLLDVNMPGIGGVETTRRLLQTAPDTKVIAVSGLAEEPYPSLLLKAGAKGYITKGAPITEMVRAINKVMQGGKYFSADIAEQLASSYLSDTQQSPFDSLSEREMQVAMMVVNCISAQEIADKLFVSVKTVNTYRYRIFEKLAIDSDVKLTHLAIRYGLIKP from the coding sequence TTGATTACAGTTTTAGTTGTGGATGACCATGAACTTGTACGTACGGGCATTTGCCGTATGTTAGAAGATCATGCCGATGTAGAGGTCATTGGACAAGCCGAATCGGGTGAAGAAGCAATTGCTATTGTTCGTCAGAAACATCCTCAAGTTGTGCTACTTGATGTCAATATGCCTGGCATCGGCGGCGTAGAAACAACTCGCCGTTTACTGCAAACTGCACCAGATACAAAAGTGATTGCAGTCAGTGGCTTAGCAGAAGAACCTTACCCTTCTCTTTTGCTTAAAGCAGGAGCTAAAGGCTACATCACCAAAGGTGCTCCAATTACAGAAATGGTTCGCGCAATTAATAAAGTGATGCAAGGTGGCAAATACTTTAGTGCCGATATTGCTGAGCAATTAGCGAGCTCATATTTATCCGATACTCAGCAATCACCTTTTGATTCTCTTTCTGAACGTGAAATGCAAGTTGCAATGATGGTTGTAAATTGTATTAGCGCTCAAGAAATTGCTGACAAACTTTTTGTAAGTGTTAAAACAGTAAATACTTACCGTTACCGTATTTTTGAAAAGCTAGCCATTGATAGTGATGTTAAATTAACTCACCTTGCGATTCGTTACGGTCTGATCAAACCTTAA
- the pilS gene encoding PAS domain-containing sensor histidine kinase, translating to MQFPINSSLSHTIFRLGTWYGLYRLIIAVSLNIILVLTDAQIDTSLQQPALYSYTLLGYSILSLLQLLCFKFVATQATRQLVLFFIVDVICLSLLTFSVGEPNLQLSLLYVIAIFTSAILLSARMSLLITLLAVIAVIYQRFVGSLFDYNNLNTIGNSALLAFLFFVVHGIGQIAVQRFKLLEALTFHQSIELYQLQNINRYILEQIEEGYLVLDENYDIVLSNPAACSLLGIPPQFASEKYPLAKWHADLFEILKFDNLKEGDRFIFESRLSAYSINIKVQHLLVPQQALTLLILQDAQQINQQAQQLKLAALGQLSASIAHEIRNPLAAIVQANELLKDSDIEQQNTLRNMIGKQTKRIDSIVQDTLGLARGERTYPIQIELNDFIKTLLDEDLSDVKHTIQLKISDSSLKLLFDEKQLRQVLINLVRNALRHNAPDSPHILINIHSQTNKIYIDVIDYGEGVSKRDISQLFKPFFSTEINGTGLGLYLSHSFCEANHAKLTYVEQKQGACFRIACPIIY from the coding sequence ATGCAATTTCCCATAAACTCATCCTTGTCCCATACGATTTTTCGTTTGGGCACGTGGTATGGTTTATATCGCCTTATTATTGCGGTTAGCCTGAATATTATTTTGGTTTTAACCGATGCTCAAATCGACACTAGTCTACAACAACCCGCTTTATATTCTTACACACTACTCGGCTATTCAATCTTAAGCCTTCTTCAACTTTTATGCTTTAAGTTTGTTGCTACTCAGGCAACACGCCAGCTTGTTTTATTTTTTATAGTTGATGTTATTTGCCTGAGTTTACTTACATTTTCTGTAGGTGAACCAAATTTACAACTCAGCTTGCTCTATGTTATTGCCATATTTACCTCAGCAATTTTACTTAGCGCAAGAATGTCTTTGCTCATTACATTACTTGCGGTTATTGCTGTTATCTACCAACGCTTTGTAGGCAGTTTATTTGATTACAATAATTTAAATACGATTGGTAATAGCGCCTTATTGGCATTCTTATTTTTTGTAGTACACGGCATCGGGCAAATTGCGGTCCAGCGCTTTAAGTTACTTGAGGCGCTGACTTTCCACCAATCAATAGAACTCTATCAACTACAAAATATTAACCGCTATATTTTGGAACAAATTGAAGAAGGTTATTTAGTTCTAGATGAAAACTACGACATCGTTTTAAGTAACCCAGCAGCATGTTCACTTTTAGGGATTCCACCTCAATTTGCCAGTGAAAAATACCCCCTAGCTAAATGGCATGCTGACTTATTTGAAATTCTTAAGTTTGATAACCTAAAAGAAGGTGATCGGTTTATTTTTGAGTCTCGGCTTTCGGCCTACTCTATTAATATTAAAGTGCAGCATCTTTTAGTACCACAACAAGCATTGACACTACTCATCTTACAAGATGCACAGCAGATTAATCAGCAAGCTCAACAACTCAAACTTGCCGCTTTAGGGCAACTCTCAGCAAGTATTGCACATGAAATCCGCAATCCTCTTGCAGCAATTGTGCAAGCAAATGAACTGCTTAAAGATAGTGATATTGAACAGCAAAATACTTTACGCAATATGATTGGCAAGCAAACCAAACGCATCGATAGTATTGTTCAAGATACATTAGGACTTGCCCGTGGTGAAAGAACCTACCCAATCCAGATTGAATTAAACGACTTCATAAAAACGTTATTAGATGAAGATCTATCTGATGTTAAACATACCATCCAGCTTAAAATTTCTGACTCATCCTTAAAACTCTTATTTGATGAAAAACAGCTCAGACAAGTGCTGATTAATCTTGTTAGAAATGCTTTACGACATAATGCACCCGACTCACCGCATATCTTGATCAATATTCATTCACAAACAAATAAAATTTATATTGATGTGATCGATTACGGTGAAGGGGTTTCAAAACGTGATATATCTCAATTATTTAAACCATTTTTCAGTACCGAAATTAATGGAACTGGTTTAGGATTATATTTGTCTCATAGTTTTTGTGAGGCAAACCATGCAAAGCTCACTTATGTAGAGCAAAAACAAGGGGCATGCTTCCGAATAGCGTGCCCAATAATATATTGA
- the pilR gene encoding sigma-54 dependent transcriptional regulator, whose translation MAEQQPLVLLVDDEEDLCLLMQMTLARMGIKTHLAYRVEQAKQLFTQFHYDACLTDLNLPDGSGLELVKHVSQTYPHTPIAVLTAYGNMDIAIAALKAGAFDFVSKPINQIHLDQLLKKALNQPKPEHEFSETTLENDLLIGRSPPIENLRTAIKKIARSQAPVFVTGESGTGKEVVANLIHRLSNRSEGPFIAINCGAIPTELMESELFGHKKGSFTGATQDKQGLILSAHGGSLFLDEIAELPLTMQVKLLRAVQEKKIRPVGSDQEIDVDFRVISASHQDLDLLVQQGKFRQDLFFRIHVMDIMLPPLRERGGDILLLATHFIQKVCTEWEIPSKQLTASAETYLLQQDFPGNVRELRNMIERAITLSDDECIDLTHLAPPLRGSSVSPQIVMQQLDQTPTVQTTHPKFPMEGLERYLENIEKDILLNALNMTHWNRTLAAKKLGMTFRSLRYRLKKFGLDTEMGEEV comes from the coding sequence ATGGCAGAACAGCAACCACTCGTTTTGCTTGTAGACGATGAAGAAGATTTGTGCCTGTTAATGCAAATGACTCTTGCACGAATGGGGATTAAGACACATCTTGCTTATCGGGTTGAACAGGCCAAACAACTCTTTACTCAGTTTCATTACGATGCGTGCTTGACCGATTTAAATCTACCCGACGGTAGTGGATTAGAATTGGTTAAACACGTTTCTCAAACTTACCCGCACACACCCATCGCAGTTTTAACTGCATACGGCAATATGGATATTGCAATTGCTGCATTAAAAGCGGGAGCTTTTGATTTTGTTAGTAAACCGATTAACCAAATTCATTTAGATCAGCTATTAAAAAAAGCGCTTAACCAACCAAAACCAGAGCATGAGTTTAGTGAAACAACTTTAGAAAATGACCTACTAATCGGGCGTTCACCCCCTATAGAAAACTTACGGACAGCTATAAAAAAAATAGCTCGCTCCCAAGCTCCTGTGTTTGTTACAGGTGAGTCCGGTACAGGTAAAGAAGTTGTTGCTAATTTGATTCACCGTTTAAGCAACCGTAGCGAAGGGCCATTTATTGCCATTAACTGCGGAGCAATCCCAACTGAGCTCATGGAAAGTGAACTTTTCGGACATAAAAAAGGTAGTTTTACTGGTGCGACGCAAGACAAACAAGGACTGATTTTATCGGCACACGGCGGCAGTTTATTTTTAGATGAAATTGCCGAATTGCCGTTAACTATGCAGGTTAAATTGCTGCGGGCTGTGCAAGAGAAAAAGATACGCCCTGTAGGCTCCGATCAGGAAATTGATGTTGATTTTCGAGTGATTAGCGCCAGCCATCAAGACTTGGATTTATTGGTTCAACAAGGTAAATTCCGGCAGGACTTATTCTTCCGTATCCATGTTATGGATATTATGTTGCCGCCATTACGTGAACGTGGTGGAGACATTCTGCTCTTGGCCACTCATTTTATTCAAAAGGTTTGTACGGAATGGGAAATTCCAAGCAAACAATTAACGGCGAGTGCTGAAACCTACTTATTGCAGCAAGACTTCCCGGGTAATGTTCGTGAATTAAGAAATATGATTGAACGAGCTATTACTTTAAGTGATGATGAGTGCATTGATTTGACACACTTAGCACCTCCTCTTAGAGGCAGTAGTGTGAGTCCGCAAATCGTAATGCAACAACTAGATCAAACACCAACTGTTCAGACGACTCATCCAAAATTTCCAATGGAAGGTTTAGAACGTTATTTAGAAAATATCGAAAAAGATATTTTATTGAATGCGCTAAACATGACGCATTGGAATCGAACTTTGGCGGCTAAAAAGTTAGGAATGACTTTCCGCTCTTTGCGCTATCGACTCAAAAAGTTTGGCTTAGATACCGAAATGGGAGAGGAAGTATAA
- the ctpA gene encoding S41 family peptidase, producing the protein MLQHIKYKKLIVSMLLCCSQFAFAAPVVKEKLSPLHSDSEEPEHSYAEVPIESIQQFVQIYGIVRDNYVDVKSDDALFQQAIKGLVSGLDRYSRYLSAEEYRQLIQYTEGDLASVDFALSPESHVRKWIIRDLKTGSDSYKLGLRNGQTILKIDNQDLKNLNQDQVLGLLYGSIGSTLQVQAEELNGNINLVRNKKIETDIEPVMLHNQVLVLKIRVFQQDTANEIKRLIEENNSPRLKAVLIDLRNNPGGLLSAAVESADLFLNNGIIVSTKSRSEGNQQFQALPGNEFQNIKLGILINHRSASAAEVFTAAMKEHQRAWVMGEKSYGKGVVQKLFPLPSGAALQMTVSHYYTPNGNMIEGQGIQPNQTYPLPAEMKEDVYLERVADLFLKRK; encoded by the coding sequence ATGCTGCAACACATTAAATATAAAAAACTTATTGTAAGTATGTTGCTGTGTTGCAGCCAATTTGCTTTTGCAGCGCCAGTTGTAAAAGAAAAATTGTCACCTTTGCACTCTGACTCGGAAGAGCCAGAGCATAGCTATGCAGAGGTGCCGATTGAGTCGATTCAACAGTTTGTGCAAATCTATGGAATTGTTCGAGATAACTATGTTGACGTGAAGTCCGATGATGCCTTATTTCAGCAAGCTATAAAAGGGTTGGTGAGTGGGTTAGATCGTTACTCGCGTTATTTGTCGGCAGAAGAATATCGTCAATTGATTCAATACACTGAAGGTGATCTTGCGTCAGTTGATTTTGCATTAAGCCCTGAATCTCATGTTCGTAAATGGATAATTCGTGATCTTAAAACAGGCTCAGATTCCTATAAATTAGGTTTGCGAAATGGTCAGACGATTCTCAAGATTGATAACCAAGATTTAAAAAATTTAAACCAAGATCAGGTGCTCGGTCTACTTTATGGCTCTATTGGAAGTACACTTCAAGTACAAGCAGAAGAGTTAAATGGAAACATTAACTTAGTTCGTAATAAAAAAATAGAAACCGATATAGAACCTGTAATGTTACATAATCAGGTGCTCGTACTCAAAATTAGAGTATTCCAGCAAGATACTGCTAATGAAATTAAAAGATTAATCGAAGAAAATAACTCCCCACGTTTAAAGGCTGTTTTAATCGATTTGCGAAACAATCCGGGTGGGTTGTTATCGGCAGCAGTTGAGTCGGCAGATTTATTTTTAAATAACGGAATTATTGTTTCAACCAAAAGTCGTTCGGAAGGTAACCAGCAATTTCAGGCACTACCTGGCAATGAATTTCAGAATATAAAACTAGGTATATTAATTAATCACCGCTCTGCATCGGCAGCAGAAGTTTTTACTGCGGCCATGAAAGAACACCAGCGTGCTTGGGTGATGGGTGAAAAAAGTTATGGAAAAGGTGTAGTGCAAAAGCTATTTCCTTTACCAAGTGGAGCAGCTCTACAGATGACCGTTTCACACTACTACACGCCCAATGGCAATATGATTGAAGGGCAGGGTATTCAGCCTAACCAGACCTATCCATTGCCCGCAGAAATGAAAGAAGACGTATATTTAGAGCGCGTTGCAGATTTATTCTTAAAGAGGAAGTAA
- the gpmI gene encoding 2,3-bisphosphoglycerate-independent phosphoglycerate mutase, giving the protein MTDATAGKIPHVLVIMDGVGHREAIEDNAFLAAKTPNLAAMKAKHPNSLISGSGEDVGLPDGQMGNSEVGHMNLGAGRVLYQDFTRITKDIRTGDFFKHEVLIDAVEKAKAAGGAVHIMGLLSEGGVHSHEDHIVAMCELALKRGAKVYLHAFLDGRDTPPRSAQPSLEKLDALFAQYPGQGRIATMIGRYFAMDRDNRWDRVEQAYRLLTEGEALRTAQTAVEGLELAYAANENDEFVKATRIGDIAKVQDGDSVVFMNFRADRAREITRAFVEKDFAGFERKVVPNLSKFVMLTRYQASIDAPVAYIPEALKNSLGEYLSSLGKTQLRIAETEKYAHVTFFFSGGREDEYPGEKRILIPSPNVATYDLKPEMSAYEVTDELVKAINSGEYDLLVVNYANGDMVGHTGVFDAAVKAVEAVDTCLGRVYEAVMAKKGHMLITADHGNVEQMQDYESGQVHTQHTTELVPFIYVGPTQATIAEGGVLADVAPTILNLMQIPVPAEMQGRNLITLSA; this is encoded by the coding sequence ATGACGGATGCAACTGCTGGCAAGATCCCACACGTTCTGGTCATTATGGATGGTGTTGGACACCGTGAAGCGATTGAAGATAATGCTTTTCTTGCAGCAAAAACACCAAATTTGGCGGCAATGAAAGCCAAGCATCCGAATAGTCTAATTTCTGGTTCAGGTGAAGATGTTGGATTACCTGACGGTCAAATGGGAAACTCTGAAGTTGGCCACATGAATCTTGGTGCTGGCCGTGTGTTATATCAAGACTTTACCCGCATTACTAAAGATATCCGTACTGGCGACTTCTTTAAACATGAAGTGTTGATCGATGCTGTTGAAAAAGCCAAAGCTGCTGGTGGCGCTGTCCATATTATGGGACTACTTTCAGAAGGTGGCGTCCATTCCCATGAAGATCATATTGTGGCGATGTGTGAACTTGCATTAAAACGCGGTGCAAAAGTTTACTTACACGCTTTTCTAGATGGTCGTGATACACCTCCACGCAGTGCTCAACCATCTTTAGAAAAATTAGATGCGTTATTTGCTCAATATCCAGGCCAAGGCCGTATTGCAACCATGATAGGTCGCTACTTTGCAATGGACCGTGATAACCGTTGGGATCGCGTTGAGCAAGCTTATCGCTTATTAACTGAAGGTGAAGCACTTCGTACTGCACAAACCGCAGTTGAAGGGTTAGAGCTAGCTTATGCAGCCAATGAAAATGATGAGTTTGTAAAAGCGACTCGTATTGGTGATATCGCTAAAGTTCAAGACGGTGATAGCGTTGTATTTATGAATTTCCGTGCTGACCGAGCTCGTGAAATTACTCGCGCATTTGTAGAAAAAGACTTTGCTGGTTTTGAACGTAAAGTTGTACCAAATCTTTCTAAATTTGTGATGTTAACGCGTTATCAGGCAAGCATTGATGCACCAGTTGCATACATACCAGAAGCCCTCAAAAATTCATTGGGTGAGTATTTATCTTCTTTAGGTAAAACTCAGTTACGTATTGCCGAAACTGAAAAGTATGCGCATGTAACATTCTTCTTTAGTGGTGGCCGTGAAGATGAATATCCGGGCGAAAAACGTATTTTAATTCCATCTCCAAATGTTGCGACATATGACCTTAAGCCTGAAATGAGTGCTTACGAAGTCACTGATGAGTTGGTTAAAGCGATTAATTCGGGTGAATACGACTTATTGGTTGTGAACTATGCAAATGGTGACATGGTCGGTCATACAGGTGTGTTCGATGCTGCAGTTAAAGCAGTTGAAGCGGTAGATACTTGTTTAGGTCGTGTCTATGAAGCAGTTATGGCGAAAAAAGGCCATATGCTCATTACTGCTGACCATGGTAACGTTGAACAAATGCAAGACTACGAAAGTGGGCAAGTGCATACTCAACATACAACCGAGCTTGTGCCATTTATCTATGTTGGCCCAACACAAGCAACAATTGCAGAAGGTGGTGTGCTTGCAGACGTAGCACCAACAATTCTCAATTTAATGCAGATTCCTGTTCCTGCTGAAATGCAAGGGCGTAATCTGATTACACTATCTGCATAA